The proteins below are encoded in one region of Ereboglobus luteus:
- a CDS encoding AAA domain-containing protein, producing the protein MILETMLQRLYASLTSGPGLNARPHGSRQRIDLHDFRHLQGADPAAGFLAQLLSAAGKSIEFPAKTPAFKKPDYPESEWSDEQKDARAAAERQTRVLNKTREIAADAVDYYNDYGEQALYIGFPLLSIPARDDNHGSRARSRSARILAPLALVPVNLTVRRDTRPGISISTSGNGADLVQPNPALMAWIEQKTGADTDELFADDNAEAPWREITEIINLVAKAAGIPLPQPGAQPPPPALFDDATPLQPVPKTDALPDVPAILPCAVLGLFPVTNPGLLRDTQWMIENEPALDNPIRPFLTPEALVETDPDHHAAEAAAEAIRDHAQLPARDFSNELLVTHADPCQAEAVLHARNSAALVIHGPPGTGKSQTIANVIGDHLARGEKVLFVCDKRTALDVVKYRLDGMGLGPLCGVIHDPQRDRRDLYLGLRERLENLAQDQLHPNPAPELDRINTRLNKLHAELRENFDSLHATADGCASFHDTCGKWLELAGAVATPIPAVDGLTPALIEEHRVDLEEGVQRALAARWPENPFRNRVGISLADWLAKPAAATAAQLRDLVSKSSILDRYPDSPAAPLSAGIALDEQVGARVELAAKLDAAIAHARHATAARLAADPHWQNWRAEIETLAPEKEPLAKPLDRELHLQTKGALPALAQCNQRLLALREWLPLADSWKRHFAFSKKSAARRALEPLALPLDRASAERAQTYYAALKARHLWADVHERIHAAQPADALPPDKTLRALADALPSILDALEAASLPANSHLKSAALFALGEQATSANFPALLRQGAQRASALIDLRDTLAATKLFHAAAIDELIDAWRSNPAVTVETQRFVEFQNTLEECVRYTDVISRLSPALSIALTHAADAALPWETAEPALRLSALTLEIQTQLRENPALARIDTHRVEAAFSEKLERTAEKASLVRQLILYRWQKVWRDRLLAATGGRLNTLGASLRQRLFVRGQRAMKLRQMIAAGADIPGGDPLFDFCPVWMAGPSTVAQIFPRAHLFDVIIFDEASQCRLEEALPVLLRGKRVVIAGDPKQLPPTRFFESALTESNDTAAETAEEVFAQQQSETEDLLGAALNLNVQEAFLDVHYRSRNAALIGFSNDSFYNKRLQPIPGHPKNRAVHAPILLTHVDGVYHERGNEAEARAAANLVAELLDTAEPPSIGVACFNLNQRDLIIDALDEKAAADPAFAQKLETARRRRGRDSFEGLFVKNLENVQGDERDHMIICTTFGPDKDGKFRRNFGALSRIGGDRRLNVLVTRARDAIHVLTSIPRVEYTSVTPPEPGRSITGRHQLYAYLRYAETLGARFDEWQTELETARRHEHAQVLRDETTQPSALAEALARRLHAASNIGSTVYWGNDGFCVDIALTHPHMPADVTIGVLTDFNRYKKTPDPVAWENFRAQILQSQGWSLHRIWSPALFRDPEKLLAEIADRHQAATEQNQS; encoded by the coding sequence ATGATTCTCGAAACCATGCTCCAGCGGCTCTACGCGAGCCTCACCTCAGGCCCCGGACTCAACGCCCGCCCCCACGGCAGCCGCCAGCGCATTGACCTTCACGATTTCCGCCACCTGCAAGGCGCCGATCCCGCCGCCGGGTTTCTCGCGCAACTCCTTTCCGCCGCGGGCAAGTCGATCGAGTTTCCCGCCAAGACCCCCGCCTTCAAAAAACCCGACTACCCCGAGAGCGAGTGGTCCGACGAGCAGAAGGACGCCCGCGCCGCCGCCGAACGCCAGACTCGCGTGCTCAACAAAACCCGCGAGATTGCCGCTGACGCCGTTGACTACTACAACGACTACGGCGAACAAGCCCTCTACATCGGCTTCCCGCTTCTCTCCATCCCCGCGCGCGACGACAACCACGGCTCCCGCGCCCGCTCGCGCAGCGCCCGCATCCTCGCGCCCCTCGCGCTCGTCCCCGTCAACCTCACGGTGCGCCGCGACACGCGCCCCGGCATCTCGATTTCCACCAGCGGAAACGGCGCCGACCTCGTGCAACCCAACCCCGCGCTCATGGCCTGGATCGAGCAAAAAACCGGCGCCGACACCGACGAACTTTTTGCCGACGACAACGCCGAGGCCCCCTGGCGCGAAATCACCGAGATCATCAACCTCGTCGCCAAGGCCGCCGGCATCCCGCTCCCGCAACCTGGCGCGCAACCGCCGCCGCCCGCCCTCTTCGACGATGCCACGCCGCTCCAGCCCGTCCCAAAAACCGACGCGCTTCCCGACGTCCCCGCGATCCTCCCGTGCGCAGTCCTCGGCCTCTTTCCCGTCACCAATCCCGGACTCCTCCGCGACACCCAGTGGATGATCGAAAACGAGCCCGCGCTCGACAACCCCATCCGCCCCTTCCTCACGCCCGAAGCGCTCGTCGAAACCGATCCCGATCATCACGCCGCCGAGGCCGCGGCCGAAGCCATTCGCGACCACGCGCAACTCCCCGCGCGCGATTTTTCCAACGAGCTTCTCGTCACACACGCCGATCCATGCCAGGCCGAGGCTGTCCTTCACGCCCGCAACAGCGCCGCCCTCGTCATCCACGGTCCTCCCGGCACCGGCAAAAGCCAGACCATCGCCAACGTCATCGGCGACCACCTTGCCCGCGGAGAAAAAGTCCTCTTTGTCTGCGACAAACGCACTGCGCTCGACGTCGTCAAATATCGCCTCGACGGCATGGGCCTCGGCCCGCTTTGCGGCGTCATCCACGATCCGCAACGTGATCGCCGCGACCTCTACCTCGGTCTCCGCGAACGCCTCGAAAATCTCGCCCAAGACCAGCTTCACCCAAACCCCGCCCCCGAGCTCGACCGCATTAACACCCGCCTCAACAAACTCCACGCCGAGCTCCGCGAAAACTTCGACAGCCTCCACGCCACCGCGGACGGCTGCGCCTCCTTCCACGATACCTGCGGCAAATGGCTCGAACTCGCGGGTGCCGTCGCCACGCCCATCCCCGCGGTTGACGGCCTCACGCCCGCGCTCATCGAGGAGCACCGCGTCGATCTTGAGGAAGGCGTGCAGCGCGCCCTCGCCGCCCGCTGGCCCGAGAATCCATTTCGCAACCGCGTCGGCATTTCGCTCGCCGACTGGCTCGCCAAGCCCGCCGCGGCCACCGCCGCGCAACTTCGCGACCTTGTATCCAAATCCTCGATACTCGACCGCTACCCCGATTCGCCCGCCGCCCCGCTCTCCGCCGGCATCGCGCTCGACGAGCAAGTCGGCGCCCGCGTCGAACTCGCCGCCAAGCTCGACGCCGCGATTGCGCACGCCCGGCACGCCACCGCCGCGCGCCTCGCCGCCGATCCGCACTGGCAAAACTGGCGCGCGGAAATCGAAACCCTCGCCCCCGAAAAAGAACCGCTCGCCAAACCCCTCGACCGCGAACTCCACCTCCAGACCAAGGGTGCGCTCCCCGCGCTCGCCCAGTGCAACCAGCGCCTGCTTGCGCTCCGCGAATGGCTTCCGCTCGCCGATTCGTGGAAACGCCATTTCGCCTTCTCCAAAAAAAGCGCCGCGCGCCGCGCCCTCGAACCGCTCGCACTTCCGCTCGACCGCGCCTCCGCCGAACGCGCCCAAACCTACTACGCCGCGCTCAAGGCCCGCCACCTCTGGGCCGATGTCCACGAGCGCATCCACGCCGCGCAACCCGCCGACGCGCTCCCTCCCGACAAAACCCTCCGCGCCCTCGCCGACGCGCTTCCGTCAATTCTCGACGCCCTCGAAGCCGCCTCACTTCCCGCCAACTCCCACCTGAAATCCGCAGCCCTCTTCGCGCTGGGCGAGCAGGCAACCTCGGCCAATTTCCCCGCGCTCCTCCGCCAGGGCGCGCAACGCGCCTCCGCGCTCATCGACCTTCGCGACACCCTTGCCGCCACGAAACTTTTCCACGCCGCCGCAATCGACGAACTCATCGACGCCTGGCGCTCCAACCCCGCCGTCACCGTCGAAACCCAGCGCTTCGTCGAGTTCCAAAACACGCTCGAGGAATGCGTCCGTTACACCGACGTGATCAGCCGCCTTTCGCCCGCCCTGAGCATCGCGCTCACCCACGCCGCCGACGCCGCGCTCCCCTGGGAAACCGCCGAGCCCGCGCTCCGCCTCTCCGCCCTCACGCTCGAAATCCAGACGCAACTCCGCGAAAATCCCGCGCTCGCCCGCATCGACACGCACCGCGTCGAAGCCGCGTTTTCCGAGAAACTCGAACGCACCGCCGAGAAAGCCTCGCTCGTGCGCCAGCTCATCCTTTACCGCTGGCAAAAAGTCTGGCGCGACCGCCTCCTCGCCGCCACCGGCGGACGCCTCAACACACTCGGCGCCTCGCTCCGCCAGCGCCTCTTTGTCCGCGGCCAGCGCGCCATGAAACTCCGCCAGATGATCGCCGCCGGAGCCGACATTCCCGGAGGCGATCCGCTCTTCGATTTCTGCCCCGTCTGGATGGCCGGCCCGTCAACCGTCGCGCAGATTTTTCCCCGCGCCCACCTCTTCGACGTCATCATTTTCGACGAAGCCAGCCAGTGCCGACTCGAGGAAGCGTTGCCCGTTCTCCTCCGCGGCAAACGCGTCGTCATCGCCGGCGATCCCAAGCAGCTCCCGCCCACGCGCTTCTTTGAAAGCGCCCTCACCGAAAGCAACGACACCGCCGCCGAAACCGCGGAGGAAGTTTTTGCGCAGCAACAATCCGAAACCGAGGACCTCCTCGGCGCCGCGCTCAACCTCAACGTGCAGGAGGCATTTCTCGACGTCCACTACCGCTCGCGCAACGCCGCGCTTATCGGCTTCTCCAACGACTCATTCTACAACAAGCGCCTCCAGCCCATCCCCGGCCATCCGAAAAACCGCGCCGTCCACGCCCCCATCCTCCTCACCCATGTGGACGGCGTTTACCACGAACGCGGCAACGAAGCCGAGGCCCGCGCCGCCGCCAATCTCGTCGCCGAACTCCTCGACACCGCCGAGCCGCCCTCCATCGGCGTCGCCTGCTTCAACCTCAACCAACGCGACCTCATCATCGACGCGCTCGACGAAAAAGCCGCCGCCGATCCCGCCTTCGCCCAAAAACTCGAAACCGCCCGCCGCCGGCGCGGACGCGATTCGTTCGAGGGCCTCTTCGTGAAAAACCTCGAAAACGTGCAAGGCGACGAACGCGACCACATGATCATCTGCACCACGTTCGGCCCCGACAAGGACGGCAAGTTCCGCCGCAACTTCGGCGCCCTCTCGCGCATCGGCGGCGACCGCCGCCTCAACGTCCTCGTCACCCGCGCTCGCGACGCCATCCACGTCCTCACCTCAATCCCCCGCGTCGAATACACCTCCGTCACGCCGCCCGAGCCCGGACGCTCCATCACCGGCCGCCACCAACTCTACGCCTACCTCCGCTATGCCGAAACCCTCGGCGCGCGTTTCGACGAATGGCAGACCGAACTTGAAACCGCGCGCCGCCACGAGCATGCGCAAGTCCTCCGCGATGAAACCACGCAACCCTCCGCGCTTGCCGAAGCCCTCGCCCGCCGCCTTCACGCCGCAAGCAACATCGGCTCCACCGTCTATTGGGGCAACGACGGCTTCTGCGTGGACATCGCTCTCACGCACCCCCACATGCCCGCCGACGTCACGATCGGAGTGCTCACGGATTTCAACCGCTACAAAAAAACACCCGACCCGGTTGCGTGGGAAAATTTCCGCGCGCAAATCCTCCAGTCGCAAGGCTGGAGCCTCCATCGCATCTGGAGTCCCGCGCTCTTCCGCGACCCCGAAAAACTCCTCGCCGAAATCGCGGACCGGCACCAGGCCGCCACGGAGCAAAATCAATCCTGA
- a CDS encoding Sb-PDE family phosphodiesterase — protein sequence MLFALALCTLHAQHDPFRVEIPDIPGYKTLRCDLHMHTVFSDGQVWPAVRASEASREGLAAIAMTDHQERRRNVYDEKVSRNYSFEIASKAAPKNLVVIPGTEVTYGMPPGHFNAIFIKDADAMSTTDWRKALEEAKKQGAFITWNHPRWENQQAHITRWLPEHEEIFQNGWMQGIEVANGSLYSPHAFQWALDKKLTMIGASDVHAPIQNGYDFQKGEHRTTTIVFAKEATAASIREALDNRRTAVYFREFIYGEEQWLRPLVEACLSVKVAHNVGSNTQTPRFVVTIKNNSGLTFKLLKVVPGEKPAFYRDYLVKPHSSRGIGVGFPDEIGSDEVVFQVSNFLTSPETPLTFTVKLPKTPKDKRVKSKAKAK from the coding sequence ATGCTTTTTGCATTGGCGCTCTGCACGCTTCACGCGCAGCACGACCCGTTCCGTGTCGAAATCCCCGACATCCCCGGCTACAAAACCCTCCGTTGCGACCTGCACATGCACACCGTGTTTTCCGACGGACAAGTCTGGCCCGCAGTCCGCGCCAGCGAGGCCTCCCGCGAGGGACTCGCCGCCATCGCCATGACCGACCACCAGGAGCGCCGCCGCAACGTTTACGACGAAAAAGTCTCGCGCAACTACTCCTTCGAAATCGCCAGCAAGGCGGCGCCCAAAAACCTCGTCGTCATCCCCGGCACCGAGGTCACCTACGGAATGCCCCCCGGCCACTTCAACGCCATCTTCATCAAGGACGCCGACGCCATGAGCACGACCGACTGGCGCAAGGCGCTAGAGGAGGCGAAAAAACAGGGCGCGTTCATCACATGGAACCACCCGCGCTGGGAAAACCAGCAGGCGCACATCACCCGCTGGCTCCCCGAGCACGAGGAAATATTCCAGAACGGCTGGATGCAGGGCATCGAAGTCGCCAACGGCAGCCTTTACAGCCCGCACGCCTTCCAATGGGCGCTCGATAAAAAACTCACCATGATCGGCGCGTCCGATGTGCACGCGCCCATCCAGAACGGCTATGATTTTCAAAAAGGCGAGCATCGCACGACCACGATCGTTTTTGCCAAGGAAGCCACGGCGGCATCCATCCGCGAGGCCCTCGACAACCGCCGCACCGCCGTGTATTTTCGGGAGTTTATCTACGGTGAGGAACAATGGCTGCGCCCGCTCGTCGAGGCATGCCTCTCAGTCAAAGTTGCGCACAACGTGGGCTCCAACACCCAGACGCCCCGCTTTGTGGTCACCATCAAAAACAACTCCGGCCTGACCTTCAAACTCCTCAAAGTCGTGCCCGGTGAAAAACCCGCATTCTACCGCGACTACCTCGTAAAACCGCACTCTTCGCGCGGCATCGGCGTCGGCTTCCCCGACGAGATAGGCTCCGACGAGGTCGTTTTCCAAGTGAGCAATTTCCTCACTTCGCCCGAGACCCCGCTGACCTTCACGGTAAAACTCCCGAAAACACCCAAGGACAAAAGGGTCAAATCCAAGGCCAAAGCCAAGTAA